The region GGCAATCGGCTTCCTCATAAGCCTTTCGCTCACCACTGAAAGGTCTCCTTCAGAAACCCTTTCCGGCGAACCCAGGCGGCTATAAAGGTTGACTAAAAAGGACCTAAGCCAATCGCCACCGCAATCGCCAGAAAGACCACCGAGACAATCCCAATCCCCAGCCATAAGCCGGCAGTCCAGCGAATCCAGCGCGGGTAACTGACCACCGTCAATCCAAGGCAGATCAGCAGCACCGGGTTGGTTGGATAAGCCAGATTCGAGAAGCCATCCCCGAAACAATACGCCGTTACCGTTACCTGCCGGGTGACTCCCAGCAAATCTGCCAACGGCAAGAGGATGGGCATCACCAGCAACGCTTTTGCCGAGCCGGAAGCAATGAAGAACTCCAACAGTAAGGCTAAACCGTATACCCAAAGGGCAGCTTCAAAAGGGGATACAGCCCCTAACGATTGCGAAGCCCGATAGAGAATCGTATCCATCACCTTCCCCTGGGCAACGATAAACTTAACGCTGGCTGCCATCAGGATCAACGGAATGCCGGGCGCAATGCCACCCACTCCCTCGCTCAGAGCAGAGCGAACGGTTTTCCATCCTGCCCCACTGCTGATACCCGCTGAGCCAGACCCAATCAGGAATAGCAACCCGACCAACGGCAGGCTGAAATCACTCAAAGCCGGCACAAACGGCGCAGCCATTAAGACCAGTAAAATCAAGAGCAGAAAAACACCAAAAACAGCCATCGCTACGCCGAGTCGGGGAGCTGTCATTCGCAAATGGCTAATCTCAAGGGATTGGAAGCGCTGGCGAAAGCCCTGATCCTCCTGATAAATCAGAGAACTGTGAGGATTGCGTTCGATTCTTCTGGCATAGCGAAGCAAAAAGACGATGAAGATCACATACATTGACAGGAAAACGATAGCCCGGAAAGCGGCGCCAGAAAAAGGAGGTAATTCGGCAATGCGTTGTGCAACCCCAATGGTGAAAGGATTGGTAATCGCTGCCGAAAAGCCAATGTTGGTTGCCAGAATGCTCATCCCCAAGCCTACCAGGGAATCCCAACCCAACAGATAAGCCAGCGCTACCATCAAGGGCACCAACGGCACCACCTCCTCAAAAATGCCAAAAAACGCTCCCAGGCTCATAAAGAACAGCGAAATCAAAGCCAGGAGCAGATATTTCTGGTTCTGGAAACGCCCAATTAATTGCCCCAACCCGGCTTGAAGGATACCGCACTTATCCAACACAGCAAAGCCACTGCCAACCATCAAAATAAAGACGATAATCACCACTAACGTTAATTGATCTGGACCACCCAATACTTCAATCGGCGCCAGAAACCAGCGCCAGAATGGATAAACGGGGCGCTCGACCTGACGATAGGATTGCGGATCAATGACCTGACGACCTTCGACTATGGTACGCTGGTATTCG is a window of Anaerolineae bacterium DNA encoding:
- a CDS encoding Arginine/ornithine antiporter ArcD encodes the protein MNERAGAQISRRAFLQSALILFLMMMMAGGLTLLLPAGEYQRTIVEGRQVIDPQSYRQVERPVYPFWRWFLAPIEVLGGPDQLTLVVIIVFILMVGSGFAVLDKCGILQAGLGQLIGRFQNQKYLLLALISLFFMSLGAFFGIFEEVVPLVPLMVALAYLLGWDSLVGLGMSILATNIGFSAAITNPFTIGVAQRIAELPPFSGAAFRAIVFLSMYVIFIVFLLRYARRIERNPHSSLIYQEDQGFRQRFQSLEISHLRMTAPRLGVAMAVFGVFLLLILLVLMAAPFVPALSDFSLPLVGLLFLIGSGSAGISSGAGWKTVRSALSEGVGGIAPGIPLILMAASVKFIVAQGKVMDTILYRASQSLGAVSPFEAALWVYGLALLLEFFIASGSAKALLVMPILLPLADLLGVTRQVTVTAYCFGDGFSNLAYPTNPVLLICLGLTVVSYPRWIRWTAGLWLGIGIVSVVFLAIAVAIGLGPF